AGACAACAACTACTGTTACACCTCCTACGGCATGCACAGGAACACATATCAGCTGTTTTACATCTATTGTTCCTACTGCACAGACCAATAAACTGATCATTCCTGCAGAACATAAATATCAGCTTATCTTGAAAGAGGGCGATAATTATACAGAAGGTGGCGGAATGGTAGGCGGTCAGAATGATTTCACAGCTTATGTTGCCAAGACAGGAAGCAGTACAAACGGATATCTTTCTGTAAACCATGAAACCAATCCAGGCGGTGTTACGATGGCTGAGGTTAATTACAATGCTTCTACAAAACTTTGGCAGCTATCAAGATCCAGAGCAGTAAGCTTTTCAGATCCAAGTTTAGTTCAGACGATAAGAAACTGTTCAGGAGGTATTACACCTTGGGGTACCGTTGTTACTGCTGAAGAATCAGTAACGGCCAATGATGTGAACAATGACGGTTACAAGGACTACGGATGGCTAGTGGAAATTGATCCGGCTACAGCACAGGTAATTTCTAAAAATCCCGACGGATCCAAAGGAAAGCTCTGGCAGATGGGGATTATGAACCACGAAAATGTTGTAGTGAATAATGCAGGAACAACAGCCTATTACGGAGAAGATGGGGGAACTCACATGGTCTATAAATATGTAATGGATACGCCGAATAATTTAGCTTCGGGAAACCTTTATGTCTTGAAACTTGATCAAGGATTAAGTCCTTCAGGAGATCCGGTAGGAACTACAGCGACATGGGTTCAGGTACCTAATAAAGTGAAAGCAGACCAGAATAATACAACAGCTCTTGCCCAGTCATTGGGAGGGACAAGGTTTAATGGGGTAGAAGACGTAGATATCAGTCCATTGGACGGGAAAATCTATTTTACTGCAAAAGGACTAGATAAAATATACCGTCTTCAGGACAACGGAACAACGGCTTCTCAGGTGGAAACCTTTGCAGGAGGTGCTTCTACAGCATATTCATTCAATACACCACAGGGAATGAAGTCTGAAGCGTGGGGTGATGGAAATGATAACCTTACTTTTGACGAACTTGGTAACCTTTGGGTTCTTCAGGATGGTGGTAAAAACTACATCTGGGTCA
The Chryseobacterium sp. W4I1 DNA segment above includes these coding regions:
- a CDS encoding alkaline phosphatase PhoX; the encoded protein is MKKKLLTIAALAMVAGFSVQAQTFLFNKNSSWSYKDNNQALAGPWKDQTFDISTWAIGNGPLGYGDPVTTTISSGLTAAYFAKDFTVDLSTLSDTMELGVMRDDGIVVYLNGVEVVRDNMPAGTIAFNTPSSTTIDGAAESVYNIFSIPKSKFVNGNNRISVELHNRTGASSDLRIDAYLKTTTTVTPPTACTGTHISCFTSIVPTAQTNKLIIPAEHKYQLILKEGDNYTEGGGMVGGQNDFTAYVAKTGSSTNGYLSVNHETNPGGVTMAEVNYNASTKLWQLSRSRAVSFSDPSLVQTIRNCSGGITPWGTVVTAEESVTANDVNNDGYKDYGWLVEIDPATAQVISKNPDGSKGKLWQMGIMNHENVVVNNAGTTAYYGEDGGTHMVYKYVMDTPNNLASGNLYVLKLDQGLSPSGDPVGTTATWVQVPNKVKADQNNTTALAQSLGGTRFNGVEDVDISPLDGKIYFTAKGLDKIYRLQDNGTTASQVETFAGGASTAYSFNTPQGMKSEAWGDGNDNLTFDELGNLWVLQDGGKNYIWVIAPDHTQANPKVRLFASMPAGSEPTGLTFTPDHKFGFFSIQHPDSTISTDVDATGNTIDYRGKSATIVIALKSNLGTAGALGTIESHNAETTVDVAPNPTSGIVKINSPKGLKDISVTAYSMDGKIVYTKKFNGVNRSLDLDFTNQLEASRILVLNIEAEGGFQKTVKLLKK